A window of Marinobacter salarius contains these coding sequences:
- the purE gene encoding 5-(carboxyamino)imidazole ribonucleotide mutase: MQPLVGLIMGSKSDWPTMEHAAEMLNKLGVPYETKVVSAHRTPDLLFDYAKTASDRGLKVIIAGAGGAAHLPGMVASQTSVPVLGVPVQSKALNGLDSLLSIVQMPGGIAVGTLAIGKAGAINAGLLAAQIIGTFKDDVRKAVDEFRATQTQTILDNPDPSDQ; the protein is encoded by the coding sequence ATGCAGCCGCTTGTAGGACTCATCATGGGCTCGAAATCTGACTGGCCCACCATGGAACACGCTGCCGAAATGCTGAACAAGCTGGGCGTGCCTTACGAGACGAAGGTTGTCTCTGCCCACCGCACGCCGGATTTACTGTTCGATTATGCCAAGACGGCCTCTGATCGGGGGCTGAAGGTGATCATTGCCGGCGCGGGCGGTGCCGCACACCTGCCTGGCATGGTCGCTTCACAAACGTCAGTGCCGGTCCTTGGTGTTCCAGTCCAGTCCAAAGCACTCAACGGTCTTGATTCGCTGCTTTCCATTGTACAAATGCCCGGCGGCATTGCGGTTGGCACCCTGGCAATTGGTAAAGCCGGTGCCATCAATGCTGGCCTGCTGGCGGCGCAGATTATCGGTACGTTCAAGGACGATGTCCGTAAAGCGGTCGATGAATTTCGTGCTACACAGACACAGACAATTCTGGATAATCCTGATCCCAGCGATCAATAA
- a CDS encoding 3-oxoacyl-ACP reductase — translation MSDRYLKFVNTAFGKTAAQSLGLPAPVPLKRWKRADQPFIEGDVLIGAANSSKAVSTVGKVLGASAAKLFHASAMDTLNDSSKSGNKAEALPLNTDIDGKFSALVFDATGMKDTTDLKAVYDFFHPTIRKLAGNGRVLVIGQDPSTCRQPAKAAAHQALEGFVRSVGKEVGKKGATANLLWMAPGAEQQLESSIRFFLSPRSAYVSGQVTRISKGATAHASNPVAPLAGKIALVTGASRGIGAFIAETLSRDGATVIGLDIPPALEDLQKVMAPIKGKAMACDITDEKAPKQIADFVKEHFEGIDLVIHNAGITRDKTLGNMPEHFWDMTIAVNLTAEELIDEELMHQELLRENGRIVCISSISGIAGNFGQTNYSTAKCGVIGYVEAMAKQVKNGVTINAIAPGFIETQMTAAMPITIREAGRRMNSLSQGGLPVDVAEAIAWYCNPASNGVNGNVVRVCGQSLIGK, via the coding sequence ATGTCTGATCGTTATCTCAAGTTCGTCAATACTGCGTTTGGCAAGACCGCTGCCCAGTCCCTGGGGCTGCCCGCCCCGGTCCCCCTGAAACGCTGGAAGCGCGCCGACCAGCCGTTTATTGAGGGCGACGTGCTGATCGGCGCTGCCAACAGTAGTAAAGCGGTCTCGACGGTTGGAAAGGTGCTGGGCGCCAGCGCTGCAAAACTCTTTCATGCCAGCGCCATGGATACTCTGAACGATTCTTCCAAAAGCGGCAACAAGGCCGAAGCATTGCCTCTGAACACAGACATTGATGGTAAATTCTCCGCCCTGGTGTTTGATGCCACGGGTATGAAAGACACCACCGATCTGAAAGCGGTATACGATTTCTTTCACCCCACCATCCGCAAGCTGGCGGGCAACGGTCGAGTGCTGGTGATAGGCCAGGACCCAAGCACCTGTCGCCAACCCGCCAAGGCCGCTGCCCATCAGGCACTGGAAGGCTTCGTGCGCAGTGTCGGCAAGGAAGTCGGCAAGAAAGGGGCTACCGCGAACCTACTGTGGATGGCCCCCGGCGCCGAACAGCAACTGGAGTCCAGCATCCGGTTCTTTTTATCGCCCCGATCGGCCTATGTCTCTGGCCAGGTAACCCGCATCAGTAAGGGAGCGACCGCTCACGCCAGCAACCCTGTCGCGCCGCTGGCCGGAAAGATTGCACTGGTAACCGGTGCGTCCCGCGGCATTGGCGCGTTTATTGCCGAAACCCTGTCGCGGGATGGCGCCACGGTCATTGGCCTGGATATCCCACCGGCCCTTGAGGACCTGCAGAAAGTTATGGCCCCCATCAAGGGTAAGGCGATGGCGTGTGATATTACGGATGAGAAAGCGCCAAAACAGATTGCAGACTTTGTGAAGGAACATTTCGAAGGCATTGATCTGGTCATCCACAACGCCGGCATCACCCGTGACAAAACCCTGGGCAACATGCCCGAGCATTTCTGGGACATGACCATTGCCGTCAACCTGACTGCCGAGGAACTGATCGACGAAGAGCTGATGCACCAGGAACTGCTGCGTGAGAACGGACGCATTGTCTGTATTTCTTCCATCAGCGGCATTGCCGGCAACTTTGGCCAGACCAATTACTCCACCGCCAAGTGCGGCGTGATCGGCTATGTAGAGGCGATGGCAAAACAGGTGAAGAACGGTGTGACCATCAACGCCATAGCGCCCGGGTTCATCGAAACCCAGATGACGGCCGCCATGCCGATTACCATTCGCGAGGCCGGCCGGCGCATGAACAGCTTGTCCCAGGGCGGTTTGCCAGTCGACGTGGCCGAAGCCATTGCGTGGTACTGCAATCCTGCATCAAATGGCGTGAACGGGAACGTTGTTCGGGTTTGCGGACAGTCGCTGATTGGAAAGTAA
- a CDS encoding CBS domain-containing protein, whose amino-acid sequence MGNQSSVQASLSAGARYRLVSQEDEDTLTNDAAASELLKDFTRQAPVIARSSREIQEVKKTLDVSGETFCVVINRNDEVVGIVTLKDLIGSWPMSLANQRGSTIADIVARDIMRPVWRLPTIELGKLQDLKIDELIAIFKGLHSDYLLVMDTVAVGAEEQVICGLLSSDDLSRRLGIRVNPDPGPGSFSDIVHAVRKNPG is encoded by the coding sequence ATGGGCAATCAATCAAGCGTTCAAGCGTCCCTGTCTGCCGGAGCCAGATATCGGCTTGTTTCACAGGAAGACGAGGACACTCTCACCAATGACGCCGCCGCGTCGGAACTGTTGAAGGACTTCACCAGGCAAGCTCCGGTGATAGCCCGGTCATCGCGGGAGATCCAGGAGGTCAAAAAGACACTGGATGTTTCCGGAGAAACCTTTTGTGTGGTTATCAATCGAAATGATGAGGTGGTCGGGATAGTGACCCTGAAGGACCTGATCGGTTCGTGGCCCATGAGCCTTGCCAACCAGCGTGGAAGTACCATCGCCGACATTGTTGCGCGGGACATCATGCGACCGGTGTGGCGCTTGCCAACGATAGAGCTCGGTAAGCTTCAGGACCTGAAAATTGATGAATTAATCGCCATTTTCAAGGGGCTTCATTCGGACTATCTTTTGGTAATGGACACGGTCGCCGTTGGGGCAGAGGAGCAGGTCATTTGCGGGCTGCTGTCCTCTGACGATCTCAGCCGTCGCCTTGGTATTCGAGTGAACCCCGATCCCGGCCCGGGATCTTTCTCCGATATCGTTCACGCAGTGCGGAAAAACCCCGGGTAA
- the sodB gene encoding superoxide dismutase [Fe] has protein sequence MAFELPALPYEKNALEPHISQETLEYHYGKHHNTYVTKLNGLVEGTDNANKSLEDIIKSASGPLFNNAAQVWNHTFYWHCLSPNGGGEPTGAAKDAIEKAFGSFEDFKKEFNDKAANNFGSGWTWLVKKADGSVAIVNTSNAETPLTTADKPVLTVDVWEHAYYIDYRNSRPNYLEAFWKLVNWDFVNENLA, from the coding sequence ATGGCATTTGAACTTCCCGCACTGCCCTACGAAAAGAACGCACTGGAACCACACATCTCTCAGGAGACTCTTGAGTACCATTACGGCAAGCACCACAACACCTATGTAACCAAGCTCAACGGCCTGGTCGAAGGTACCGACAACGCCAACAAGTCGCTCGAAGACATTATCAAGAGCGCCAGTGGCCCACTGTTCAACAACGCTGCCCAAGTCTGGAACCACACCTTTTACTGGCACTGCCTGAGCCCGAACGGTGGTGGTGAGCCTACGGGAGCGGCCAAGGACGCGATCGAAAAAGCGTTTGGCTCTTTCGAAGACTTCAAGAAAGAGTTTAACGACAAGGCCGCCAACAACTTCGGCTCCGGCTGGACCTGGCTGGTTAAGAAGGCAGACGGCAGCGTTGCCATTGTTAATACCAGCAATGCCGAAACGCCGCTGACGACCGCCGATAAGCCGGTACTGACGGTCGACGTCTGGGAACACGCGTACTACATCGATTATCGCAATTCCCGTCCGAACTATCTGGAAGCGTTCTGGAAACTGGTTAACTGGGATTTCGTCAACGAAAACCTGGCGTAA
- a CDS encoding 5-(carboxyamino)imidazole ribonucleotide synthase, with protein MRIGVLGAGQLGRMLALAGYPLAKTFVFYDMSGNPSAGLGEVIIDRDSQYLDDFISRVDRVTYEFEHLPVDVAERIAKEKPVHPCPRALQVCQNREAEKTLFGELGIPTPKWRIADSVESLQEAAEALGCPVVAKSNTEGYDGKGQAVLRSPEDAAEAWQSIGHPRLIVEKFVEFRREASIIAVRAEDGELAFYPISENSHHEGILRYAIAPAPKLEKHIQEDAERYIKALLNELDYVGVLTLELFETADGLVANEMAPRVHNSGHWTIEGAMTSQFENHIRAVSGHPLGSTDARGVSCMINIIAEHGDIERILELPYAHVHLYNKGERPGRKLGHVTVLADSYEELVWRVKNCAQFLPGCPEFKSTLSEQ; from the coding sequence ATGAGAATTGGTGTTTTAGGGGCCGGTCAGCTTGGCCGGATGTTGGCTCTGGCTGGCTACCCGTTGGCCAAGACGTTTGTTTTCTATGATATGTCAGGTAATCCCAGTGCCGGGCTGGGTGAAGTGATTATTGACCGGGATAGTCAATATCTGGATGACTTTATCTCCCGTGTAGATCGCGTTACCTACGAATTCGAACACCTACCGGTCGACGTAGCAGAGCGAATCGCCAAGGAGAAACCGGTTCACCCCTGCCCGCGTGCGCTTCAGGTATGCCAGAACCGAGAAGCCGAAAAAACACTATTCGGCGAGCTAGGCATACCCACACCAAAATGGAGAATTGCGGACAGCGTAGAATCCCTACAGGAAGCAGCGGAAGCGCTTGGCTGTCCGGTTGTCGCGAAATCCAACACCGAAGGTTACGACGGCAAGGGGCAGGCAGTTCTTCGTTCACCGGAAGACGCAGCAGAGGCCTGGCAATCCATTGGTCATCCGCGCCTGATCGTCGAAAAATTCGTCGAGTTTCGCCGCGAAGCTTCCATTATTGCCGTTCGTGCCGAAGACGGTGAACTGGCTTTTTACCCTATATCCGAAAACTCTCACCACGAAGGTATTCTGCGCTACGCCATCGCCCCGGCCCCCAAACTCGAGAAACACATCCAGGAAGACGCCGAACGTTACATCAAGGCACTACTGAACGAGCTGGATTACGTCGGCGTACTGACGCTCGAACTGTTTGAAACCGCCGATGGTCTGGTCGCCAACGAAATGGCACCGCGGGTCCACAACTCTGGGCACTGGACTATCGAGGGCGCCATGACCAGCCAGTTCGAGAACCACATCCGCGCCGTGAGCGGCCACCCCTTGGGAAGCACCGACGCTCGCGGTGTCAGTTGCATGATCAATATTATTGCCGAGCACGGCGACATTGAACGAATCCTTGAACTGCCTTACGCTCATGTACACCTCTACAATAAAGGCGAGCGCCCGGGCCGGAAACTTGGCCATGTGACCGTTCTGGCGGACAGCTACGAAGAATTGGTCTGGCGGGTAAAAAACTGCGCCCAGTTTTTACCCGGTTGTCCAGAGTTTAAAAGTACCCTGTCTGAACAGTAG
- a CDS encoding acetyl-CoA C-acetyltransferase, translating into MAQAPKSTQKKTSTAKKTTAAKSDIRRVAIIGGNRVPFARSNTAYSKVSNQELLTSALRGLVDRFGLQGQRLGEVVAGAVIKHSRDFNLTRESALSSGLAPETPAYDIQQACGTGLEAAILVANKIALGQIECGIAGGTDTTSDAPIGVSEGLREILLDLNRAKTAGERLKVLSRFRPSHLKPEIPQNGEPRTGLSMGGHCQITAREWSIPRDEQDKLAYESHQKLASAYDEGFFKDLMTPLAGLEKDNILRPDTTLEKLATLKPVFDRESGTMTAANSTALTDGASCVLLASEEWAKANNMEIKAFLTFSEVAAVDFVDKKEGLLMAPTYAVPRMLEKAGLTLQDFDFYEIHEAFAAQVLSTLKAWEDPAFCKDRLGLEKPLGSIDRDKLNVKGSSLATGHPFAATGGRIVATLAKLLEEKGSGRGLISICAAGGQGVTAILER; encoded by the coding sequence ATGGCACAGGCACCGAAAAGCACCCAAAAGAAAACGTCGACGGCAAAAAAGACCACGGCCGCTAAAAGCGATATCCGCCGGGTTGCCATTATTGGTGGCAACCGGGTTCCTTTTGCCCGCTCCAACACCGCGTATAGCAAGGTCAGTAACCAGGAGCTGCTGACCAGTGCGCTGCGAGGACTGGTTGATCGCTTCGGGCTGCAGGGGCAGCGCCTTGGAGAGGTCGTAGCTGGCGCGGTTATCAAACACTCCAGGGATTTTAATCTGACCCGGGAATCCGCGCTGAGTAGCGGCCTGGCGCCGGAAACGCCCGCCTACGATATCCAGCAGGCCTGCGGTACGGGTCTCGAAGCGGCCATTCTTGTGGCTAACAAGATTGCGTTGGGGCAGATCGAGTGCGGCATCGCTGGCGGCACCGATACTACCTCCGATGCGCCGATCGGTGTAAGTGAGGGCCTGCGGGAGATTCTCCTGGACCTGAATCGCGCAAAGACGGCTGGTGAACGCCTGAAAGTGCTCAGTCGTTTTCGTCCGAGCCATCTGAAGCCGGAAATTCCGCAGAACGGCGAGCCCAGAACGGGGTTGTCCATGGGGGGGCACTGCCAGATCACCGCCCGCGAGTGGTCCATTCCCCGTGACGAGCAGGACAAGCTGGCCTATGAAAGCCATCAGAAGCTGGCGTCCGCCTATGATGAAGGTTTTTTCAAGGACCTGATGACCCCATTGGCGGGCCTGGAAAAAGACAACATTTTGCGCCCGGACACGACCCTTGAAAAACTGGCAACGCTCAAGCCCGTGTTTGATCGTGAGAGCGGGACCATGACCGCCGCCAACAGCACCGCGCTGACGGATGGTGCCTCATGTGTGCTGCTGGCCAGTGAAGAGTGGGCAAAGGCCAACAACATGGAGATCAAGGCGTTCCTGACGTTCTCCGAGGTGGCTGCAGTGGACTTCGTCGACAAGAAGGAGGGCCTGCTGATGGCGCCGACCTACGCTGTGCCACGCATGTTGGAAAAAGCCGGGCTGACGCTGCAGGATTTCGACTTCTACGAAATCCATGAAGCGTTCGCCGCCCAGGTGCTCTCCACCCTGAAGGCCTGGGAAGACCCCGCGTTCTGCAAGGATCGCTTGGGTCTGGAAAAGCCGTTGGGGAGCATTGATCGCGACAAGCTGAACGTGAAGGGCAGCAGCCTTGCAACAGGCCATCCGTTCGCGGCGACCGGTGGGCGTATCGTGGCCACTTTGGCGAAGTTGCTGGAAGAGAAGGGCAGCGGCCGTGGCCTGATCTCCATCTGCGCCGCAGGCGGACAGGGGGTAACGGCCATACTTGAGCGGTAA
- a CDS encoding acetyl-CoA carboxylase biotin carboxylase subunit — MAIKKVLIANRGEIAVRIARACKELGIRSVAVYSEADQYSLHVKKADESYQISKDPLSGYLNPHHLVNLAVETGCDALHPGYGFLSENAELAAVCQQRGVTFIGPSSEAISAMGDKTQARQTAIAAGVPVTPGSKGNLDDVEDAVQQAGDVGYPVMLKATSGGGGRGIRRCDNEKELRQNYERVISEATKAFGSAEVFLEKCIIEPRHIEVQVLADHHGNVVHLYERDCSIQRRNQKLIEVAPSPQLSEEQRETIGNLAIQVTRQCGYANAGTVEFLLDHDDSFYFMEMNTRVQVEHTITEEITGIDIIKAQIRIASGEPLEFSQADISYRGFAAQFRINAEDPKNGFLPSFGRISRYYSAGGPGVRTDAAMYTGYEIPPYYDSMCAKLIVWAREWPELVARSRRALSDMAIYGVHTTIPYYQQILNHPDFQAGTFNTGFVERNPQLLEYSDKSRPESIATAVAAAIAAQAGL, encoded by the coding sequence ATGGCCATTAAGAAAGTGCTCATCGCCAATCGCGGCGAAATTGCCGTTCGCATTGCGCGGGCCTGCAAGGAGTTGGGCATTCGCTCTGTCGCTGTTTATTCAGAGGCGGACCAGTACTCCCTGCACGTCAAGAAAGCGGATGAGTCCTATCAGATCAGCAAGGACCCGCTCAGCGGTTACCTGAATCCCCATCATCTCGTGAACCTGGCGGTCGAGACCGGCTGTGATGCTCTGCACCCGGGTTACGGTTTTCTCTCCGAGAATGCCGAGCTGGCAGCCGTCTGCCAGCAGAGGGGGGTAACGTTTATCGGCCCGTCATCCGAGGCAATCAGTGCCATGGGCGATAAGACTCAGGCTCGCCAGACCGCCATCGCCGCGGGGGTGCCTGTTACACCGGGCTCCAAGGGCAACCTGGATGACGTGGAAGACGCCGTACAACAGGCGGGAGATGTTGGCTATCCGGTTATGCTCAAAGCGACATCCGGTGGTGGTGGCCGGGGCATTCGCCGCTGTGACAATGAGAAGGAACTGCGGCAGAACTACGAGCGGGTGATTTCCGAGGCCACCAAGGCCTTTGGCAGTGCCGAGGTTTTCCTGGAGAAGTGCATCATTGAGCCTCGTCATATCGAAGTACAGGTATTGGCCGACCACCACGGCAATGTGGTGCACCTGTACGAACGTGACTGTTCCATCCAGCGCCGCAACCAGAAACTGATCGAAGTGGCACCATCGCCACAGTTAAGTGAGGAGCAGAGAGAAACCATTGGTAATCTGGCCATTCAGGTCACCCGCCAATGCGGTTATGCGAATGCCGGCACCGTCGAGTTTCTGCTGGATCACGACGACAGCTTCTACTTCATGGAGATGAACACCCGGGTGCAGGTGGAACACACCATCACCGAGGAAATCACCGGCATCGATATCATAAAGGCGCAGATCCGAATTGCGTCCGGCGAGCCGCTGGAGTTTTCCCAGGCCGACATCAGTTATCGCGGTTTCGCCGCCCAATTTCGCATTAACGCGGAAGATCCGAAAAACGGTTTTCTGCCCAGCTTCGGTCGCATCAGTCGCTATTATTCCGCCGGCGGCCCGGGTGTACGCACTGATGCCGCCATGTACACCGGCTACGAGATTCCCCCTTACTACGATTCTATGTGCGCCAAGCTGATTGTGTGGGCGCGGGAATGGCCGGAACTGGTGGCCCGGTCCCGCAGAGCGCTCAGCGACATGGCTATCTACGGGGTACACACCACGATTCCCTACTACCAGCAGATCCTGAACCACCCGGATTTCCAGGCCGGCACGTTTAATACCGGTTTCGTGGAGCGTAATCCGCAGTTGCTGGAGTACAGCGACAAGTCCCGACCGGAATCCATTGCCACAGCCGTTGCCGCCGCCATCGCAGCTCAGGCTGGCCTGTAA
- the oadA gene encoding sodium-extruding oxaloacetate decarboxylase subunit alpha, with the protein MSKRKIHITDVILRDAHQSLIATRMRTEDMLPACEWLDQAGYWSLECWGGATFDACVRFLKEDPWERLRTLRKALPNTRLQMLLRGQNLLGYRHYGDDVVEAFVEKAAENGIDVFRIFDALNDVRNLEASIKAVKKAGKHAQGTLCYTVSPVHDVKTFLAQAETMADMGADSIAIKDMAGLLTPAVTAELVSGLKKNLKLPVFLHSHATSGMAPMCQWAALEAGVDHIDTALSAFAGGTSHPPTESLVAALHDAGCETGLNLELLDKATQHFREVRKKYHQFESDYNGVDTSVLLSQVPGGMMSNLANQLKEQGALDRIQEVFEEIPRVRKDLGYPPLVTPTSQIVGTQAVINVLGGKRYDTITNEVKKYMQGWYGKAPAEVDAQLQRRAVGEEELIEERPANLIPREFSELRKELGDLAKSEEDVLTYAMFPDQARTYLEQRRDGTLQPEALEPIANGKTGGSVSTEFRITVHGESYDIHVTGANPVSETERRFYMTVDGVPEEIQLESQGEASENTRKGGRARATGEGQVTTTMPGNIVDVLVSEGDEVSAGDAVLIIEAMKMETEVKATKSGIVKAVNISKGDRVAPGESLIEIE; encoded by the coding sequence ATGAGTAAGAGAAAAATTCACATCACCGACGTCATCCTGCGGGATGCCCATCAGTCCCTGATCGCCACGCGTATGCGCACTGAGGATATGCTGCCGGCCTGTGAATGGCTGGATCAGGCCGGTTACTGGTCACTGGAATGCTGGGGCGGCGCCACGTTCGATGCCTGTGTGCGGTTTCTTAAGGAAGACCCATGGGAGCGCCTGCGAACCCTGCGCAAGGCTCTGCCCAACACCCGCCTGCAAATGTTGTTGCGTGGCCAGAATCTGCTCGGGTACCGCCATTACGGCGACGATGTAGTGGAAGCGTTTGTTGAAAAGGCCGCAGAAAACGGCATCGACGTGTTCCGTATTTTTGATGCGCTGAACGACGTGCGCAATCTGGAGGCCAGCATTAAAGCTGTGAAGAAGGCCGGCAAGCATGCCCAGGGTACACTGTGCTATACGGTCAGCCCGGTGCACGATGTGAAAACCTTCCTGGCTCAGGCCGAGACCATGGCAGATATGGGCGCTGACAGTATCGCTATCAAGGATATGGCGGGCCTGCTAACGCCAGCGGTGACCGCCGAGCTGGTCAGCGGACTGAAGAAGAACCTCAAACTGCCGGTGTTCCTGCACTCCCATGCCACCTCCGGCATGGCACCCATGTGCCAATGGGCAGCATTGGAGGCCGGCGTGGATCATATCGATACCGCGCTGTCGGCGTTTGCGGGCGGTACCAGTCATCCTCCGACCGAATCGTTGGTGGCGGCGTTGCACGATGCGGGCTGTGAAACCGGCCTTAACCTTGAGTTGTTGGACAAGGCTACCCAACACTTCCGTGAGGTTCGCAAGAAATACCATCAGTTCGAGAGTGACTACAATGGCGTAGATACTTCCGTACTCCTGTCGCAGGTTCCCGGTGGCATGATGTCCAATCTGGCCAACCAGCTGAAGGAACAGGGCGCCCTCGACCGGATTCAGGAAGTATTCGAGGAAATTCCCCGAGTACGTAAAGACCTGGGATACCCTCCGCTGGTGACGCCCACCTCACAGATCGTCGGCACCCAGGCGGTGATCAATGTGCTGGGCGGCAAGCGCTATGACACCATCACCAATGAGGTGAAGAAATACATGCAGGGCTGGTATGGCAAGGCGCCTGCAGAGGTGGACGCACAGCTGCAACGCCGCGCAGTGGGCGAGGAAGAGTTAATTGAAGAGCGCCCGGCCAACCTGATTCCCAGGGAGTTTTCCGAACTGCGCAAAGAGCTGGGTGATCTCGCCAAGAGCGAGGAAGACGTACTGACCTACGCCATGTTCCCGGACCAGGCTCGAACGTACCTGGAGCAACGCCGCGACGGCACCCTGCAGCCGGAAGCCCTGGAGCCCATCGCCAACGGTAAGACCGGGGGCAGTGTGTCCACTGAGTTCCGGATCACGGTGCACGGTGAAAGCTACGATATCCATGTGACCGGCGCCAACCCGGTGAGCGAGACCGAACGCCGGTTCTATATGACGGTGGACGGCGTGCCCGAGGAAATTCAGTTGGAATCCCAGGGCGAAGCCTCTGAAAATACCCGCAAGGGCGGTCGTGCCAGAGCCACCGGAGAAGGCCAGGTGACCACCACCATGCCGGGCAACATCGTTGATGTGCTGGTGAGCGAGGGTGACGAGGTATCTGCCGGTGACGCGGTGCTGATCATCGAAGCCATGAAAATGGAAACCGAGGTTAAAGCCACCAAGTCTGGTATCGTCAAGGCGGTGAATATCTCGAAAGGCGACCGGGTGGCGCCTGGTGAGAGCCTGATCGAAATCGAATAA
- the nhaD gene encoding sodium:proton antiporter NhaD encodes MVICALFLLTIATAISFHQFLHIPPVFGMMTATLYGDLGPTAANIMVGVISALVDNIPVMFAVLTMNPAMPDYQWLLVTLTAGVGGSLLSIGSAAGVALMGQARGQYTFLSHLKWTPAIALGYGASIWVHFLVNG; translated from the coding sequence TTGGTCATCTGCGCTCTGTTCTTGCTGACTATCGCCACCGCCATCAGTTTTCACCAGTTCCTGCACATTCCCCCGGTGTTCGGCATGATGACGGCCACGCTTTACGGTGACCTTGGGCCGACCGCCGCCAACATCATGGTTGGCGTGATCTCAGCGCTGGTGGACAACATTCCGGTGATGTTTGCGGTGCTGACGATGAATCCGGCCATGCCGGATTATCAGTGGTTGCTGGTTACGCTAACGGCCGGGGTTGGTGGCAGCCTCTTGTCCATAGGCTCTGCGGCGGGCGTCGCACTGATGGGGCAGGCCAGGGGGCAGTACACGTTCCTCAGTCACCTGAAATGGACACCGGCGATTGCGCTGGGTTACGGGGCCAGTATCTGGGTGCACTTCCTGGTCAATGGCTGA
- a CDS encoding DUF2846 domain-containing protein translates to MTTRFLFPGFPRPLAAVLVALLLVSGAGCTVYQSIGKSVGSFLHPVSGHDFVHIGNDEWDRSNAVLYFYRTHSQWAADEIEAPSVYIDDHHYFNIRNDSFTWLEVAPGERHIAIRRPLLGLEGLNSFSLSLIADATLKVEPGRVYYLRYNELQEPETNHPELAEDHPLRSGDLQLVTRDYAMQAKEIVSTRFLNSDLLAPNHAATSIVEVNEDADYERNLVLLEEERAAEIERLREQGKYDETPWYWPFGGGPTVPLESDRRLRELDREYAALEQERERREEAESGDGWWIF, encoded by the coding sequence ATGACAACCCGATTTCTTTTTCCCGGTTTTCCCCGGCCACTGGCGGCCGTACTCGTGGCTTTGCTATTGGTTTCCGGTGCCGGCTGCACGGTATACCAGTCCATCGGTAAAAGCGTTGGCTCGTTTTTGCACCCGGTATCCGGGCATGACTTTGTCCATATCGGCAATGATGAGTGGGATCGCAGCAATGCGGTTCTCTATTTCTACCGCACCCATTCCCAGTGGGCTGCCGACGAAATTGAGGCGCCAAGCGTTTACATCGACGACCATCACTATTTCAATATTCGAAACGACAGTTTTACCTGGCTTGAAGTTGCCCCCGGGGAGCGGCACATTGCCATCCGCCGGCCGTTGCTGGGGCTTGAGGGGCTGAACTCGTTCAGCCTGAGTCTGATTGCAGACGCCACGCTCAAGGTCGAACCCGGAAGGGTGTATTACCTGCGTTACAACGAATTGCAAGAGCCGGAAACTAACCATCCTGAACTCGCCGAGGACCATCCCCTAAGGTCTGGCGACTTGCAACTGGTGACCCGTGACTACGCCATGCAGGCCAAAGAGATTGTTTCCACGCGTTTTCTGAATAGCGATTTGCTCGCTCCTAACCATGCCGCGACCTCCATTGTTGAGGTGAACGAGGACGCAGACTACGAGCGCAATCTGGTTCTTCTGGAAGAGGAGCGAGCGGCTGAAATTGAGCGCTTGAGAGAGCAGGGGAAGTATGACGAAACGCCTTGGTACTGGCCCTTTGGAGGCGGCCCTACGGTACCTCTTGAAAGCGATCGTCGATTGCGAGAGCTGGATCGCGAGTATGCGGCGTTGGAGCAAGAGCGGGAGCGCCGGGAAGAGGCGGAATCCGGTGACGGTTGGTGGATATTCTAA